The Pogona vitticeps strain Pit_001003342236 chromosome 6, PviZW2.1, whole genome shotgun sequence genome contains a region encoding:
- the LOC140708095 gene encoding olfactory receptor 4Q3-like produces the protein MNTSGVPEFIFVGLPHSRLIQLLLFAVVLACYVVVLFGNLVIVVTVYSEPRLLQSPMYFFLTHLSILDIAFGSVAVPRLLGDLVKHSNTISFGGCMSQLFFFHFFGGSEMLILVIMAYDRYMAICYPLMYMTSMNRPRCTKLLLLCWIGGFIHSMSQMALILRFPFCGPNELDNFFCDVQQVVKLACTDTYITEILVAANSGLLCLVCFTILLVSYGVLLATLRGHFRESGRKALSTCSSHLVVVTLLFLPCLFVYVLPFSSSVQKVVSVFYTVITPGLNPIIYTLRNQEMKEAMGRIRNKSIFSHCCVNQHKIRVISPKNPILIPVP, from the coding sequence ATGAATACCTCTGGTGTCCCGGAGTTCATCTTCGTGGGTCTTCCTCACTCCCGACTCATCCAGCTTCTCCTCTTTGCCGTGGTTCTAGCCTGTTATGTTGTTGTCCTGTTCGGCAACCTCGTCATTGTGGTGACTGTGTATTCAGAGCCTCGCCTCCTTCAGTCCCCTATGTACTTTTTCCTCACCCACTTATCTATCCTTGATATTGCCTTTGGTTCTGTGGCAGTTCCCAGGTTGTTAGGAGACTTGGTGAAACACAGCAATACCATCTCCTTTGGTGGCTGTATGTCTCAGCTCTTCTTCTTCCACTTCTTTGGAGGTTCAGAGATGTTAATCCTCGTTATCATGGCATATGATCGCTACATGGCCATCTGCTACCCTCTGATGTACATGACCTCAATGAATCGTCCGCGTTGTACCAAGCTCCTCCTTTTGTGTTGGATTGGAGGCTTCATCCACTCAATGAGCCAAATGGCTCTGATCCTCCGGTTCCCTTTCTGTGGTCCGAATGAATTGGACAACTTCTTCTGCGATGTTCAACAGGTGGTCAAGTTGGCCTGCACAGATACATACATCACTGAGATTCTTGTGGCAGCCAACAGTGGTCTGCTTTGTCTGGTTTGCTTCACCATCTTGCTAGTCTCCTATGGTGTGCTCCTGGCCACACTTCGAGGCCACTTCAGGGAGAGTGGAAGAAAGGCTTTGTCTACCTGCAGTTCTCACTTGGTAGTGGTCACCCTGCTTTTTCTACCTTGCCTCTTTGTATATGTTTTACCTTTCAGCTCCAGTGTACAGAAGGTGGTTTCTGTGTTCTACACAGTAATCACCCCTGGCCTCAATCCCATCATCTATACTCTAAGGAATCAAGAAATGAAAGAGGCTATGGGGCGAATTAGGAATAAGAGTATTTTCTCCCATTGTTGTGTGAACCAACACAAAATACGTGTCATTTCCCCCAAGAATCCTATATTAATTCCTGTACCTTAG
- the LOC110071251 gene encoding olfactory receptor 11H6-like: MELANCSNIQEFILLGFGVEPRRRFLLLIFFTTLYVLTLAENITIIAVVCLDGHLSQLPMYILLRNFSWLEMCYVTTTVPHMLLDMASSHGTISFHACFIQFYIFFSLGNTECFFLTIMALDRYLAICHPLHYPQIMSINSCHAMVAACWVIGFLWYPVPIILISKLSFCRPSAIDHFLCDLGPILSLACLPLGNVPFICQIFMNVFFLGNVSFIVLSYGTVIFNLIQTSSQGSHKKAVSTISFHIMVVVLFYGSIAAMYLIPKGERHSGVNKAVTLFYTAVTPFVNPLIYCLRNQQVKEALIRLLMRREIWWRRNITT, translated from the coding sequence ATGGAGTTGGCCAACTGTTCCAACATTCAGGAATTCATTCTGCTGGGGTTTGGAGTTGAGCCACGCAGACGATTCCTGCTTCTCATCTTTTTTACAACTCTTTATGTCCTCACGTTGGCTGAGAACATCACCATTATCGCAGTTGTTTGCCTGGAtggtcacttgtcccagcttcccaTGTACATCCTACTGAGGAACTTCTCCTGGCTGGAGATGTGCTATGTGACCACCACGGTGCCCCATATGCTTCTTGATATGGCTTCTTCTCATGGAACTATCTCCTTCCATGCCTGCTTCATTCAGTTCTACATCTTCTTCTCACTTGGTAACACTGAATGCTTTTTTCTAACAATCATGGCTTTGGACCGATATTTAGCTATTTGTCACCCACTCCATTACCCTCAAATAATGTCAATAAATTCCTGTCATGCCATGGTCGCTGCTTGTTGGGTTATTGGCTTCCTTTGGTACCCTGTCCCCATAATTTTGATCTCCAAGTTGTCTTTCTGTAGGCCTAGTGCCATTGATCATTTTTTATGTGATCTTGGTCCAATCCTGTCCCTGGCTTGCCTGCCACTTGGAAATGTGCCGTTTATCTGTCAGATCTTcatgaatgttttctttttaggCAATGTCTCCTTCATTGTCCTGTCTTATGGCACTGTGATCTTCAATCTGATACAAACGTCTAGCCAAGGCAGTCACAAGAAGGCCGTTTCTACTATATCATTCCACATAATGGTAGTGGTATTATTCTATGGCTCAATTGCAGCAATGTACTTAATTCCAAAAGGGGAAAGGCACTCTGGGGTCAATAAGGCAGTAACACTCTTCTACACTGCTGTTACACCCTTTGTCAACCCTTTGATTTATTGTCTGAGGAACCAGCAAGTGAAGGAAGCACTAATCAGGTTGCTGATGAGAAGGGAAATATGGTGGAGGAGAAATATAACAACATAA
- the LOC110070947 gene encoding olfactory receptor 4Q3-like produces MNASKVTEFTFLGLPHSRPVQLFLFVFVLACYTVALLGNLLIVMIVHADSRLLQSPMYFLLTNLSIIDAGLSNVAVPMMLADLLSCGRTISFGGCMAQLFFLHFFGGSEMLVLTLMAYDRYVAICQPLSYSTTMNRLHCIKLLASCWIGGLIHSATQLVLILRLPFCGPNELDNFFCDVQQVAKLACTNTYITEILVVASSGLLSLFSFVILLISYGVILVTLRGHFNESGRKALSTCSSHLTVVSLIFVPCLFVYLVPFSSSSVDKIASAFYTVVTPALNPIVYTLRNKEMKDTMGRIFGRIVMVSVAAVGVQVVNHSIFISLEAGHTPVRVLLDDIKKIILMGQVMVSSLD; encoded by the exons ATGAATGCCTCCAAGGTCACAGAGTTCACCTTCCTGGGTCTTCCTCACTCCCGGCCTGTTCAGCTCTTCCTCTTTGTCTTTGTGTTAGCCTGCTACACTGTTGCCTTGTTGGGCAACCTCCTCATTGTTATGATTGTGCATGCAGACTCTCGCCTCCTCCAGTCCCCCATGTACTTTTTGCTCACCAACCTATCCATTATCGATGCTGGCTTAAGTAATGTGGCCGTTCCCATGATGCTGGCAGACTTGTTGAGCTGTGGCAGAACCATCTCCTTTGGGGGCTGTATGGCCCAActcttcttccttcatttttttggAGGATCCGAGATGTTGGTCCTTACTCTCATGGCCTATGACCGCTATGTGGCCATCTGCCAGCCATTGTCATACTCCACCACAATGAACCGCTTGCATTGCATTAAGCTTCTCGCTTCCTGCTGGATCGGAGGCCTCATCCACTCCGCCACCCAACTGGTCCTGATCCTCCGACTCCCGTTTTGTGGGCCAAATGAGTTGGACAACTTCTTCTGTGACGTCCAACAGGTGGCCAAGTTGGCTTGCACGAATACCTATATCACTGAAATCCTCGTGGTGGCCAGCAGTGGTCTACTCTCGCTCTTTAGCTTTGTCATCTTGCTCATCTCCTATGGTGTCATCCTGGTTACACTTCGAGGTCACTTCAACGAGAGTGGAAGGAAAGCTTTGTCTACCTGCAGTTCCCACTTGACAGTGGTCAGCCTCATTTTTGTGCCTTGCCTCTTTGTATATCTTGTACCCTTCTCCAGCTCCAGTGTGGACAAGATTGCTTCTGCCTTCTACACAGTAGTCACCCCTGCCCTTAATCCTATTGTATATACTCTAAGGAATAAGGAAATGAAAGACACGATGGGACG AATCTTCGGACGAATAGTAATGGTCTCCGTTGCGGCAGTTGGGGTGCAGGTTGTAAACCACAGCATTTTCATCAGCTTGGAGGCTGGTCACACGCCGGTAAGAGTCCTCCTTGATGACATAAAAAAGATCATCCTGATGGGCCAGGTAATGGTCTCCTCCCTGGACTGA